Part of the Deltaproteobacteria bacterium genome is shown below.
GATTCGGGCGTAGAGTAGAGCCGTATTCCCGTTTTTACTGACCAGGTAGTCTGGAAGAACCTCATGAGACATCGCAATCTTTTTGCGATTATCGAGAAGTTCTTGGGTAAGTTCTTGGTCATCCGGCAGGAATGGGTCCACCAGGATATCGTCGCCTTCGGCATGCACCCACGAGTAATTCGATAAAGAGGTGACCCGGATAATATCGGGCATGAGCCACATTTTTTCAGTGAGTTCCTGAACCAGGGAAGCGGAGTCTACGTCGAAAATGCCAGACGGACTATGAACGCCGATGATTAGAGAGTCGTCGTTTCCAAATTGTCTTTCAAAGGCATTAAACTCGAGAAGCATAGGGTCGTCGTCGAAGAAGAAACCTTTATGACTGAAGTCTGTTTGAATCTTCTTCAGGCCCGGCATGATTCCGCCTAAGACTACCAGACCAACTAATAAAATCAGCCACGGGTGTTTGCCTATGGTGTCGACAAATCCTTGTCCGACAAAAGAAGTGGGTTTTGATTGATTCATTAGGTACCTCTCGAATCAAAAGTGTCGTGTAATCTGAATGCCAACATGGTCACTTTGGCGCAGTCTCTGCAATGGTTTCGCATCCAACACGCTAACGGGATCGGCAGTTGTGAGGATGCGAACGGATGCTTTAGCAATCCAAGTTTCACCGATGCGGCGTTCGAAGCTAAAGCTACCTATGAACTCGTCCAGATGTTCTACATCTGCGATGCCGGAAATAATGAAGCTGGTGCTGGCCTCGTCATTGAAGGCGAAGCGGTAGCCAAGCAAGACATCCGCTTGAAACGTGTCCAACATACTTGCTGTCTCACGACTGGTGCCAACTAAGGACTGGCCCTCGAGTAACAACGTTGATTCGGACCCGGCATCGTGAGCAAGCCCGTACTCTAACCCAAATGCGATACGGCCGTGGTCTGGTTTACCATTCGTTCCATCAAGAAATAAAATACCTTGGTCCTCATCTGCAGGCTTATGGAAGATACGCCAAGCGGCCTCCAGTTTGAGAATGAAGCCTTCAACCACGTGCTGATAGGTTCCGCCGACCTGGGTAACGGTCTGGAAAAGAGCAGTGGGAGTATTATCGAAGATAATAACCGAGGGCTGACTGCGGTCTTGGTGATGAATGCCGTGTAGCGAGATATCGGCATTGTCGAAGCTATAACGCCATCTCAGCCCAAACTGGGGCGCAAACCAGCGGCTGGTGAGTTTTCCGGATACATCCATTCGCTTCACGCCCAAGTCTTGACCCGGAGCAAAGGAGAGCCTGGAGGAGGGGGATGGTAAAATCGGCCGAACGAATGTGGGCATATGGTAGAACGTAAATTTTCCAACGGCTGTTTTTACGGCCAACGAAACCATCGGCTCACCGACTTTTTCGTAATTCTGTAAATCGCTATCAAGGTTGCGGCTGTTGAAAATGTCGGCTGGGTGAAATGCTTCTGTCGCCGTCCAGTTAAGGAGGTCGTAACCAACTCTGAGTTTGAAGGGCTTGAATTTCCATTGGGCCCAGGCTTCCTCGATAACCAGGATGGTGCGTGCCGGATCTTGTTGATCGAGGCGCCCGTATACCCGAAGCCGTTCTTTGAAAGATTTGTAGCGGTGATCAATTTGCACCCGTCCCATCATCCCCAGTGCTTGGTCGATGGTCGTTTCGTTGTCGTCGTCTAGGAATAGCCGGCCTTCAAGAGCCAATTCGCCCTGACTTGACCACCCAGCCCAGGCTGGTGTGGCGGCCAGAAGTGCGAGAACGATTGGCAAGAGCAATTGGCGAGCGGGGTGCATCAATCGGCCAGGTTATCGCTGTCGAAGTTTTCTGAATCTACTTCGCTGCCAACAGTTCGTTCGCTCCAAGTAATGACTGACTGCTTTCGGGTCTGGGCGTTGACCATGTTGATTTGACCAACGCGCCAAAATTTACCGTACTGCTTGAACTCCTTGAAACTCGCGGTTTTGAGCAGCTCACCTTTACGGTCGTAATACTCGAGCTTTACAGGAGCGTTGTATCCTTTATCAACCCAGACAATCTGTTTGCTGTATCCGCTACGTTTGTCGGTTGGAATACGCTTCATATGCCAAACATCACGGCCTTCAAATTTCATTTCACCCAGTAACTCGTAGGTGAATTTTTCGACTTCCTGGCTTCCTAAATCCTCGTAGGAGAATTCGCTGCCCATGAAAGAACCAGACTTATTTCGAGAGCTGATGCGCTTGACGCGTTTGATAGCGGGGAGGAAGAGCCACTGTTGGTCGTCGGCTGATTTCTTGGAGTGCGTGAGCATCTTTGTGCCCTTGACGTCTGCTGGCCATTGAAAAATCACGACCGACTTGTCGCCTTCGCCGGAACCTTCAAGGACTTCGCTTTTCATGCGCCGGGTTGTAACGTCGCCGTGCGCGTTGATGAGTTTCATTTCCATAACCGACGCTTCCGACCCAAAGCCTTGATTCGCGAGGTCATTTTTTTTCGCAATCTCGAGGCCAGCTTTGGCTGCATCGGCAAGTGCCCCAGCCGGAGTGAGCGAAGCAGCCATCACTGCGAAAACAATGGCAAGTTTTGCGTTTGGATAAAAATTCACGTGAAAACTCCTCATCAGATTTGGTTCGGCCTACCTTCAAAGCCAAGGTTGGCATTGCCCAGGTGATATTCAACCAGGCAGATACATCGCATAGATCGATCGCTCTTTCCAGGGCTTCATCGGTAAGAGCGATAACCGGTGGTATCTTCTACCGCGCTGATTTCATTTATTAAATTGGCCCATTTAATCGGGCGCTTTGTTGTGGACCAATGTGCGTAACATGTTTTTACCAGTCAGCGAGGCCCTTAAGCTCAATAGTGGTGATGCTCTCACTTGACGCGCTTGGGTTTGCGCCAGGCTCAACGGTGGCCCTGGCATCGCCGCTTATCGTGCCTTCATGCCACGTATTGTTGAGGTAGTAACGAATCCGGTCTGAGCTTGATGTGTCTACTGCGGCTGCATTCCATAGGGCATCAAGAGCTCCAGAAAGCACCTCATGATTTACAATGGCATGGTTTAATCCAAAAGCATGGAGTTGAACTGTTTCCACAAGATTGAGCAACCCGTCTTCGGTGGTCAGGGTAAGGTTCGTTTCAATATTGATATAATTTGTGCATGGTTCATCGAGAGAGAGGCCGTCGTCATATCCATTCAGGACCTTTTCGACCTCTTGGACCGACCCATTAGCGTAGGTGATACGTGCGGTGAGAACGGATCTGCCGCCATTTTCATAGGTGATGGGAACGGACACCGGTTCATTGAGGTTTTCGAGAACCGCTGCCCCAGAAAAGCCTGTGAGGTCGGTGGATTCAAGATCTGAAGGTTGTGTGCCAACAAGCTCACACGGTTGATAAGGCATCGTGGTTACGGATTGGCTACAAGCAACGAGGTACCAAAAGAGCAAGGTGAGCGGTAACGCGTGTATGGATTGTTTCAGCATTGGGAGGCCGCCTTTGTTTTGAAAGGCAGATTGCGGAAAAGCTTAGCATCGTGTTTGATGAATGCTATTCTTCAAACAACCACCTTAGGATTTGAAGATGACACCTCGAATACGAACGATCAAGATACAGTGTTTATGCCTAGGCATAGGGATAATCATGGGCTTGGGTGCAGCGCCAGCCCACGCCGGATATTTTGAAGAGGGAACCACGCGCGCGTCATTGGGATTCGGTACCGGCTCATTTGGGGTTGAACGTTATTTTATCTTGGGACCTGGTGTTGGATTTTTCGTGATGGATGGATTGGAGCTTGAGCTGGGCGCAGAGATTTGGCTCGGCGCCGATCCATCTTTATTCGTCTTGAGCCCCGGGGTTCGCTACACCGTCACGCAGCTTGGTGAATTTATGCCTTATGTTGGGGGCTTTTATAAACATGCTTTCATCAAGGGTGTGGATGATAAGGATATCCTGGGAGCCCGGCTGGGAATCAGTTGGGACTTAGCAGCCAATCTGATCGCCTCAGGTGGCGCCGTTTTTGAGTATGATTTGGGTTGCGAGTCGATTCCAGAGCTAAACGTTAAGTGCAGTCGTTGGTTGCCTGAGGTTGGCCTCGCGCTTCTCTTTTAGGTTTTCTGTGCAAGCACCCAAGTGATGATTGGGTTTTGTGGCTCGTTCTTTCCAGGCATTCGCATGCATGTGTAATCGGGCCAAGTTTGGTTTCCCATCATCAGCATCATGTAATCTAAGTTGCCCCATTGACCAATCTCCACAATTTCGAAACCTGCGGCTTCACAAATGGCTCCAAGCCCGACGGGGGTGAAGCCTGTGTAAAAATGATGGGGTACATCGTGCGGAATGTTGTTGGCGGGGACGTTGGTATAAAAATAGCCACCG
Proteins encoded:
- a CDS encoding outer membrane lipoprotein-sorting protein, which translates into the protein MNFYPNAKLAIVFAVMAASLTPAGALADAAKAGLEIAKKNDLANQGFGSEASVMEMKLINAHGDVTTRRMKSEVLEGSGEGDKSVVIFQWPADVKGTKMLTHSKKSADDQQWLFLPAIKRVKRISSRNKSGSFMGSEFSYEDLGSQEVEKFTYELLGEMKFEGRDVWHMKRIPTDKRSGYSKQIVWVDKGYNAPVKLEYYDRKGELLKTASFKEFKQYGKFWRVGQINMVNAQTRKQSVITWSERTVGSEVDSENFDSDNLAD